In the Jatrophihabitans endophyticus genome, one interval contains:
- a CDS encoding FhaA domain-containing protein yields the protein MSLAQRFERRLEALVGGAFARVFKGQVEPVEIGTALQREAADKRNVMGNGQVLSPNRYRVTLSPSDYERLVPWENQLTNSLAELVQEYLDESSWQTTGDIEVYLARDDELHTGVFGVASRMESAAPPRRRPHDSLSMPIVPGVPLGEYPEPAGNGASGHPHGQFAPPAEPAAVPGFGQSPYGDPAAGQQPHGQPQGQPQYGQQQYGQQQYGQQQYGQPQYGQPQYGQPPFDQGQQGQPGGGYQQPPPPRRQAAMLIVDQSNRRFDLRSGSNVIGRGTDSDLQLLDQGISRRHVDIQFDGNFATAYDLGSTNGTTVNGHEISSQLLRHGDVIRIGHTRIVFHQERT from the coding sequence GTGAGCCTTGCGCAACGCTTCGAGCGCCGTCTCGAGGCGCTGGTCGGCGGCGCGTTCGCCCGGGTCTTCAAAGGCCAGGTCGAACCGGTCGAGATCGGCACGGCGCTGCAGCGCGAGGCCGCCGACAAGCGCAACGTGATGGGCAACGGCCAGGTCCTCTCGCCCAACCGTTACCGCGTGACGCTCTCGCCGTCGGACTACGAACGACTGGTGCCGTGGGAGAACCAGCTCACCAACTCGCTGGCCGAGCTCGTCCAGGAGTACCTGGACGAGAGCAGCTGGCAGACGACGGGCGACATCGAGGTCTACCTGGCACGCGACGACGAGCTGCACACCGGCGTCTTCGGTGTCGCCTCGCGCATGGAGTCCGCCGCTCCCCCGCGCCGGCGCCCGCACGACTCGCTGTCGATGCCGATCGTCCCCGGCGTCCCGCTCGGCGAGTACCCCGAGCCGGCGGGCAACGGCGCCTCGGGTCACCCGCACGGCCAGTTCGCCCCGCCGGCCGAGCCGGCCGCGGTCCCCGGATTCGGGCAGTCCCCCTACGGCGACCCGGCGGCCGGGCAGCAGCCCCACGGCCAGCCCCAGGGTCAGCCGCAGTACGGCCAACAGCAGTACGGCCAACAGCAGTACGGGCAACAGCAGTACGGGCAACCCCAGTACGGCCAGCCGCAGTACGGTCAGCCGCCCTTCGACCAGGGTCAGCAGGGCCAGCCCGGCGGCGGGTACCAACAACCGCCGCCGCCACGCCGGCAGGCCGCGATGCTCATCGTCGACCAGTCGAACCGTCGTTTCGACCTGCGCAGCGGCAGCAACGTCATCGGCCGTGGCACCGACAGCGACCTCCAGCTGCTCGACCAGGGCATCTCCCGCCGTCACGTCGACATCCAGTTCGACGGCAACTTCGCCACCGCCTACGACCTCGGCTCGACGAACGGCACGACCGTCAACGGCCACGAGATCAGCAGCCAGCTGCTGCGCCACGGCGACGTGATCCGCATCGGCCACACCCGCATCGTCTTCCACCAGGAACGCACGTGA
- a CDS encoding FHA domain-containing protein FhaB/FipA has protein sequence MNSALALQLFRFGFLILLWLFVFGCTRVIRSDLRTSGQSRVATPPPARRRGKNAAGAPARTPGQPTQLVVTEGGLTGTRIGLTGAPVLIGRANDSTLVLEDDYASTRHARISLQDTQWVVEDLGSTNGTYLGQRKLDGPVPLEVGVPLRIGKTVLELR, from the coding sequence ATGAACTCTGCCCTCGCCCTGCAGCTGTTCCGCTTCGGGTTCCTGATCCTGCTGTGGCTGTTCGTGTTCGGCTGCACGCGGGTCATCCGCTCCGACCTGCGCACCAGCGGCCAGTCGCGGGTGGCGACGCCCCCGCCGGCCCGCCGTCGTGGCAAGAACGCTGCCGGTGCTCCCGCCCGCACGCCCGGTCAGCCGACGCAGCTGGTCGTCACCGAGGGCGGCCTCACCGGCACCCGGATCGGGCTCACCGGCGCGCCGGTGCTCATCGGCCGCGCCAACGACTCCACCCTCGTCCTCGAGGACGACTACGCCAGCACCCGGCACGCGCGCATCAGCCTGCAGGACACGCAGTGGGTCGTCGAGGACCTCGGCTCGACCAACGGCACCTACCTCGGCCAGCGCAAGCTCGACGGCCCCGTCCCGCTGGAGGTCGGTGTTCCGCTGCGCATCGGCAAGACCGTCCTGGAACTGCGCTGA